The Lutibacter profundi region CTCCTGAGGGGGCGGTAGAGGCTGTTTTTATAATGTTTTCAATAACTTCTATAGGTACTTCTTTGTCTGAAAAATGACGTATAGATCTTCGCTTATTAAAATAATTATAATATTTCTTTGATCTATTAATTAGTTCTTCATTGGTATAAACTTCTTGCGTATATTTAACATGTTTAAATCCATCAACTAAAATGTAATCTTCTTTATTTATTTCATTATTCATAACTCTACTCTTTTTGTTCTTTTTTACTTTTATTAGGGATTTTACTCATGGCATATTCTGCTATTGCTGTAATTGTAAGTGATGGATTTACACCTGGATTAGCAGAAATCATTGAGCCATCACAAATTAGCATATTTTTATACCCAAAAACTTGACAATTTTTATCAATTACTCCAATTGTACTATTTTTACCCATAACAGCTCCGCCTAAAATATGTGCTGTTGTTGGTGTTCCCATAAGTACATCTGTAAAGTTAGCATACGTTAACCCATTAACTAATTCACCGTACTTTTTTCCCAATGAAATAGCTTCAGGAATAAAAGAGGTGGGCACTTCTCCTTCTTCCTTTTCTGTTTTCATTTTAGTGAATTTCCCTAATTTTATACGTAATGTACTATCTAACGTTTGCATAAATAATAAAACCGTTGTTCGTTGAGAGTAACTTGTTGTAAAAATAGTTTTTAATAATTTAATAGGATGTTTAAACAGTACACTTATAGTACCAAATACTCTTCCAAAGAAATATTTATGAGGAACATACGGTATTGTTAATATTCTAAAAAAACTTGAACCTTTACCATATCTAACAGCTTCTAAATGACTATTTTTATCAGTATGTAGAATTGAACCTATTGCGATTCCTTTTGAGTAATCTTTACTTTTTTTATTTGTTGAAGTAACTAATAATAAAGATTCACTGTTGGTACGTACATTTTTCCCAACACAGTTTGATAATTTTGGCAATGATTTTTCTTTCAATTTTAATAATAAAGGAACCGTCCCTAAAACACCTCCAGAAAAAACAACAGCTTTAGTAGTCACATTTCCTTTTTCTTTTTTACCAATGCTTGATTTATATTCAATTTTATAACCTTTACTACCATCATTAGTATCTAAAGTAGTTACATTAAACACTTCTTTCTCTGCAATAATTTTAACCCCTAACTGCTGAGCAAAATATAAATAATTTTTATCCAAGGTATTTTTTGCATTGTGGCGACAACCAGTCATACAAGCTCCGCAATAAATACATCCTGTTCTATTTGGCCCCTTCCCTTTAAAATAAGGGTCGTTAACTGTTGTTCCTTCTTCTCCAAAATAAACAGCTACTTTGGTTGGTTCAAATTTAGATTCTTTGTTAATTTCTTTCGCCACCTGTTTTAGTGATTTATCTGCTTCAAATAATGTAGGATTTACGGTTGCCCCTAACATTTTATATGCCGTTTTATAGAACGGATTTAACGTTGTTTTCCAATTATTTAAACTTGCCACTGCCCGAATTAAAAAAATTGGTTTTAGGAATAGGTAATGTATTTGCATACGTTAAAGAACCTCCACCAACACCAACACCTGACAGTATGGTTACATGATTTAAAAATGTCATTTTAAAAAATCCTTTTAACCCTAATTTAGGTTCCCATATCCATTTTTTAATTTGCTTATTCGTTTTTGGAAAATCACTTGATTTAAACCATTTCCCCTTTTCAATAACTAAAACTTTATATCCTTTTTCAGCCAATCGAAGAGCACTTACTGAACCTCCAAAACCACTACCAATTACCACGTAATCATAATCAAGCTTATTCATAAATACAACTACTTTTTGAATAAATGAATATATTATTTTTTTAAAAACATATGCCAGTTTGTCATAAATTTTTGTTTGGTATTTTTTTTGACTATCAATTAATATAAATTATTAAAATTAAAAAACTTAAAATATGGCAACAGGAAATATTAAAGTAACGGCTGAAAATATTTTTCCAATTATAAAAAAATTCTTGTATTCAGATCACGAAATATTTTTACGTGAACTAATTTCAAACGCAACCGATGCAACTTTAAAATTAAAACACTTATCAACCATTGGTGAAATAAAAGGTGATATTGGAGAACCAATAATTGAAATTAAAGTTGATAAAGACAAAAAAGAAATTAGAATTATTGACCAAGGGGTTGGTATGACTGGAGAAGAAGTTGAGAAGTATA contains the following coding sequences:
- a CDS encoding FAD-dependent oxidoreductase, which gives rise to MNKLDYDYVVIGSGFGGSVSALRLAEKGYKVLVIEKGKWFKSSDFPKTNKQIKKWIWEPKLGLKGFFKMTFLNHVTILSGVGVGGGSLTYANTLPIPKTNFFNSGSGKFK
- a CDS encoding GMC oxidoreductase; translation: MASLNNWKTTLNPFYKTAYKMLGATVNPTLFEADKSLKQVAKEINKESKFEPTKVAVYFGEEGTTVNDPYFKGKGPNRTGCIYCGACMTGCRHNAKNTLDKNYLYFAQQLGVKIIAEKEVFNVTTLDTNDGSKGYKIEYKSSIGKKEKGNVTTKAVVFSGGVLGTVPLLLKLKEKSLPKLSNCVGKNVRTNSESLLLVTSTNKKSKDYSKGIAIGSILHTDKNSHLEAVRYGKGSSFFRILTIPYVPHKYFFGRVFGTISVLFKHPIKLLKTIFTTSYSQRTTVLLFMQTLDSTLRIKLGKFTKMKTEKEEGEVPTSFIPEAISLGKKYGELVNGLTYANFTDVLMGTPTTAHILGGAVMGKNSTIGVIDKNCQVFGYKNMLICDGSMISANPGVNPSLTITAIAEYAMSKIPNKSKKEQKE